TCATCAGCACGTTGGAGACGTGGGTCTTCACCGTCTTCTCCGCCACCGCGAGCTGCCTGGCGATCTCCCGGTTGGAGCGGCCCGACGCGATCAGCGCGAGCACCTCGTGCTCCCGATCGGTCAGCGGCGCCACCTGCCTGCCCTCGTGCCCGCCCTCCCGCGCGGCCTGGACGGGCCCGGGACCGGACAGCATCGCCTCGGCGGCCTCGGGAGCGAGCAGCACCTGGCCGCCGTACACCGCCCGGATCGCCTGCACGAGCGCGGCCGGTTCGACGTCCTTGTAGAGGAAACCCGCCGCGCCCGCCCGCATCGCCGGGGCCACGTCGCCCCTGTCGCTCACCGAGGTCAGCACGAGCACCCTCGGCGACAGCCCCCGTTCTCCCAGCAGGAGCAGCGCGCCGAGCCCGTCGAGGACCGGCATCCTCAGGTCGAGCAGCAGCACGTCAGGGGCGAGAGACTCCACCAGGGCGACCGCCGCGGCGCCGTCGGCGGCCTCGCCGACCACGTCGAGGTCCTCCTGCAGGTCCAGGAAGGTACGAAGGCCCTGCCTGACGACCGGATGGTCGTCGGCGATCAGGACGCGGATCACCCGGTCACCTCCGTCGGGATCGCGGACAGCGGATCGCACGGCCCCTCCGTCGGGATCGCGGACAGCGGACAGCGGATCGCACGGCCCCTCCGGACCACGGGTCACAGGGTCGTCCCCCTTCACGCCCCCGATCACACGGGCACCTCGGTCATCTCCCTCCGGACCGCCGATCACACGGGCACCTCCATCCGGACGAGCGTGCCCCTCCCGGGCTCCGACCTCACCCGCATGTTCCCGCCGACGGCCTCCGCCCTGTCGCCCATCGAGGCGATGCCCAGCCCCCGCCCCGCCGCGTCGGTCACGTCGAACCCGGCCCCGTCGTCGCTCACCTCAAGGAACACGCGCCCGCCCGCGCAGCCCAGCCGCACCTCGACGGCACGCGCCGCCGAGTGCCTGGAGGCGTTGTGCAGTGCCTCCTGGGCCACCCGCAGGACGGCCACCTCGATCGCGGGTTCGAGCTCGCACACCGGGGACTCCTCGAACGAGAACGAGGCCGGGTGGAGCCGGTCCAGCAGGCGGACGTGCTTGCGGAGCGTCTCGGCCAGGCCGTGCCGGTCGAGCTCGGCCGGGCGGAGCTCCACGATCACCGCGCGCAACTCGGCCAGTGCCTCTCCGGCCAGCCGCTCCACCCGGTCGAGCTCCCGCAGCGCCCGCGCGGGATCGGCCACGACCAGCGACGCGGCGGCCTGCGCGGTGAGGCGCAGCGAGAACAGCTTCTGGGTCACCGCGTCGTGCAGCTCCCTGGCCATCCGGGTGCGCTCCTCCACCAGCGTGAGCTCCCGGCCCCGCTCGTACAGGCGGGCGTTGGTGAGGGCGATCGCGGCGTGCGCGGCGAACATGGTGAGCAGCCGCTGGTCGGCCTCGGTGAAACCGCCGGGGGCCCGCTTGTTGGACAGGAAGATGATGCCGAGCACCTCGTCCCCGTCGAGGATCGGCACCCCGAGGAAGTCCTTGAGCACCGGATGGGCGCGCGGCCAGTGTTCGAACCTGGGGTCCCTGCGGATGTCGGGCAGCCGGACCGGCGCGCCCTCGCGCAACATGGCGCCGAGCATGCCGTGCTGGCGGGGCATGGGCCCGATCTCGTCCCACTGCTCGTCGGAGATGCCCTCGGCGACGAACTCGGCGAACGCCCCCTGGTCGTCGGGCACCCCCAGCGCGGCGTAGCGGGCGTCCAGCAACCGCCGCGCCGACCGCACGATGACCTGGAGCACCTCACGGACCGACAGGTGCCTGGTCACCGCGAGGACGGCCGAGCTCACCGCGTGCAGCACGGCGTCCCGGTCCTCGCTCTCTGAGCTCACGAACCGACTCTAGGCGGCGGCGGACACCCGCCGCGTACGCCATCGGTCCTAGGCCCATCAGCCCACCCCGGGCCCGGTCCGGCGGCCGATGTGCGGCGGGGGCGCGGCTCCTAGCGTCGAGGCATGACGAAGACCGCACTCATCACCGGCGCCTCCCGTGGCCTCGGCCTGGCACTGGCCCGCTCCCTCGCCGCCGACGGCTGGCGGCTCATCCTCACCGCGCGGGGCGAGGACGCGCTGCGATCCGCCGCGGACGAGCTCGGCGCCCTCGCCCTGGCCGGAGACGTCGCCGACCCCGCTCACCGGGACCGGCTGGCGGGGGCCGTACGGGAACACGGCGGGCTGGACCTGCTGGTCAACAACGCGTCGGGGCTGGGCGCGGTCCCGCTGCCGCCGCTGGCCGGATACCCGGTCGACACGCTTGAGGAGCTTTTCCGGGCCAACGTGCTGGCCCCGCTGGCACTGATCCAGGCGAACCTGCGCTGGCTCAGGGAGCGGCGCGGCGCGATCGTGAACATCTCCTCCGACGCGGCGGTGGAGGCGTACGAGGGCTGGGGCGGGTACGGCGCGACCAAGGCGGCCCTGGAGCAGCTCTCCCACGTGCTGGCCGTCGAGGAGCCCGACGTCGCGATCTGGTGGGTTGATCCGGGCGAGATGTCCACCGCCATGCTCGCCGACGCGGTCGGTGCCGGGGAGGCGGCGGAGGCCCCGGGCCCGGAGACCGTCGTGCCCACCCTGCGGCGGCTGATCGCCGACCGTCCGGACAGCGGCCGGGTGAGGCACGGATGAACGTACGGGTCATCGAGCGAGGAGAGCGTATGAGAACCGTACGGGCGTGCGGGGAGGGGAGATGAGCACGCCCGCGGCGGACGCCATGGCCGCGGACTTCGTGCTCCCGCGCGAGCTGGAGGCGCACGAACCTCCGGAGGCCCGGGGGCTGGCCCGTGACGGGGTGCGCCTGCTGGTCTCCGACCGGGGCACCGGAGAGGTCGGCCACCACACGTTCGCCGAGCTTCCCGGCCTGTTGGGCCCCGGCGACCTGCTGGTGGTCAACAACTCCGGCACGCTTCCCGCCGCCGTCCGGCTGGACCGGCTCGCGGTGCACTTCTCCACCGAGCGCGAGGACGGGACCTGGCTGGTCGAGCTCCGCCGGCGCCGGGAGTGGGCGGGCTCTCCCGGAGGCCCCGAGGGCGCGGAGCCGGCCGGTGGGCCCTACCGGGGCGGCGCGGACGGGGAGTGGCTGCCGCTGCCGGGCGGGGCGACGCTGCGGCTGCTGGGGCGCGAGACGCCACGCCTGTGGCGGGCGAGCCTGGACCGCGAGGTCACGGGCTACCTCCGCCGGTACGGCGTGCCGATCCGCTACTCGTACGTGGACAGGGACTGGCCGCTGGCCGACTACCAGACCGTGTTCGGGGTGCGGCCGGGCAGCGCGGAGATGCCCAGCGCGGGGCGGCCGTTCACCACCGGGCTGGTGACCTCCCTGGTGTCGCGCGGGGTCGGGATCGCGCCGATCACCCTGCACACCGGGGTGGCGTCCCCGGAGAAGGACGAGCCGCCGTATCCGGAGCGGTTCGAGGTGCCCGAGGCCACCGCGCGGCAGGTGGAGCTCGTGCGCGAGTCCGGCGGCCGGGTGATCGCGGTCGGCACGACCGTGGTCAGGGCGCTGGAGACGGCCGCGCTGGCCACCGGCCGGGTCCGGGCCGCGGACGGCTGGACCTCGCACATCGTGACCCCCGAGGTCGGGGTGCGGGCGGTGAACGGCCTGCTCACCGGGCTGCACGAGCCGCGCTCCAGCCACCTGCTGATGCTGTCGGCGATCGCCGGCCGCGACCTGCTCTCGCGGTCGTACGCGGAGGCGCTCGGAGAGGGCTATCTCTGGCACGAATTCGGCGACGTCCACCTGATCACCGGTTAGCCGGCCAGTCAGTCACAAGGGTTTTCCAAGTCGGGCCTCGCATGCTGATCGGTGTTCGACGGAGATTGACGAAATCCGACTGGAGTAAAGAAATGCGCCGGCACCTGACCGCCTTCGCCGCCATCGCCCTGGCGGGAGGCATGCTGCTCACCCCCGGGACCGCGAACGCGGCGGCTCCCCGGATCACCGCCCCGCAGGGGGCCGCGAACCAGCCGCTCGCGCCGTTGAGGACGACCGTCTTCTATCCGCGCAGGGCCTGGGCGGGTGACTCGTACGTCTACACGCTCAAGATCAAGAACGTCGGCAGGTGGTACACCGACATCGCCTACGTCGGCGGACACCTTCCCTCGCAGGTCTCCAGGATCCGCATCACGGGCAAGCCCCCCGGCTCGTACTGCGAGGTCTCGGGGCGCGAGGTGGGCTGCCTGCTCGACACCCTGAACCCCGGCAGGACGGCCACCCTCAAGGTCAGGGTCTGGCTGAAGAACGGCGCCCGGGGCACCGCGACCGCCAATTTCGGTTCGGTCTCGATCGACGTCCCCGCAGGCGGGCTGGAAACCCTCGACATCCACGGCATCGACATCGGCACCGACGTCAAGTACGTGCGGGTGAAGACCCAGGTCCTCCGCTAGCCGCACATTTCGCACGCGACCTTCTGACCAGGGGCGATTACCGAAGGCCAGAGAAAATGGCGCGCCCGGAAACGCTCCTGGCGGTAACGACGCGGTCGCGCGGGACGGGCCCGCGCGGAACCTTGTGCCGTCCGGTACGACGCCACATCGAACGGCTCCATTCAAATCATGCAACGAAATATAATTTCTCTTTACATCTATGTATGTGATAAAACGCTGCGGACTTTATGGGACGTTCCACACGTCCCCCTGACTCTTCAGCTGGGAGACGTTTGATGCGCCACCCGATCTCCAAGATCATCGCTCTTGCTCTGGTCACCCCGCTGGCCGGCGGCATGTTCCTCGCCGCCCCCGCGTCGGCCGCTTCGGCGCAGGCACCGGCGGCGGCCGTGAAGGCGGAGCCGTACTCCACCTTCGCGGTCACCGTCTCCGCGCCGAAGAAGGTCAAGGCGAACGGGAAGATCACCTACAAGATCAAGGCCGTTAACAAAGGCCCTTACGAGGCCGACCTCCTCTACTTTGGCGGCCAGCTGCCCAAGGGCTCGAAGCTCACCGCGGTCGGCGGTCCCAAGGGCACCGAATGTGACAGCTACGAGGACGGGTTCTGGTGCTGGGTCCCCCACATCGTGAAAGTCGGTGACTACGAGACCATGGCGATCACGGTGAAGCTCGGCAAGAAGTCGGGACGGACCGCCGAGGCCGTCCTCGGCGTCGACAGCTACGACGTCCCGACCGGCGCCGACACCCTCTCCAGGGACGAACTGGAGCGCATGGGCCTCAAGCACTGGTATTTCGTGAAGAAGGTCAAGACCCAGATCGCGCGCTGACCCCGCCCTTCAAGAGGCCCCGTCCTGCCGCAGGCCGGGGCCTCCTCCCTTTTCCGGACCCCTTCGCGCTCCGGCCCCCTTCGCGTTCCGGGACCTTTCACGTTCCGGGACCTTTCGTGCCCCTGAACTTTTCGTGCCCCTGAACTTTTCGCTCGGGAACGTCACCCGCGCCGACGCGTTTCCCGCCCCCGTCGGGGGCCGACGCGTCGTCCTCGCGTCCCCGCGTTCGGCTCGGCATCCGGATTCCGATCCGCCGGGAGACCGTCGTTCGCGGACCCGGTCCCCCGCAACGGTGCGGGCAACCTCATATACACCGCGCCCGCGAACCAGGCAGGATCTCCCCATGGCGAGTTCAGGACGGTGCGCGATCCATGGCTGATCTGAGAGTCGTCCTGGCCGAGGACCACTACCTGGTGCGCGAGGGCACCCGCAGGCTCCTGGAGACCTCCGGCGAGATCGAGGTGGTGGCCGCCGTGGGCACCGCGGACGAGCTGCTCGACGCCGCCAGGCGGCTGCGTCCCGGCGTGGTGGTGACCGACATCCGGATGCCGGGCTCGGCCGATCTCGTCCGCCCGGGGATGGAGGGCATCGACGCGGCACACCTCATCCGCGCCGCCTCACGGGACATCGGGGTCGTGGTGCTCTCCCAGTTCTCTGACGCGATGTTCGCCCTAGACCTGTTCAGGGACGGCACCGAGGGTCGCGCGTACCTGCTCAAGGACCGGGTCGGTGACATCGACGAGCTGCTCGGCGCGATCAGGTCGGTGGCCGGGGGCGGCTCGGTGATCGACCCCAAGGTGGTGGAGGGCCTGCTGGCCAAGCGCGGGGTACGCGGCAGTCCCCCGCCCGCGGAGCTGACGCCCAGGGAGCTGGACGTGCTCAGGGAGATGGCGCACGGCCTGTCCAACGGGGGCATCGCCCGCGCCCTGCACCTGTCGGTCTCCGCGATCGAGAAGCACGTCAACTCGATCTTCATGAAGCTGGCCCTGGAGAACAGCCCCGACACCCACCGCCGGGTGGCGGCCGTCATCACCTATCTGGGCTCGGCCTAGCCAGGGCCGGGGCGCTCCGGGCTCGGCTCAGCCGGAACGCGGGACCGGCGCGGAAGCGGTTCGGTCGCCATATGCCGCCGTGATCACCGGTACTCGCCGTGATCACCGGTACTCGCCGTGATCACCGGTACTCGCCGTGATCACCGGTACTCGCCGTGAGCGCCGGTACTCGCCGGTGGAGACCGGCCCGCCGCTCGGTTCAGGCGGCGACGGGGAGTCCGTGCGCGGTTCCGGCGACCAGCACCGAGGCGACGGACGACTCGGCCGCCCAGGCCAGTTCCCTGCGGTCGCGGCCCCGCACGGCGGGCAGCATCGTCACCTCCACCGTCAGCCGCCGGACGGCCACCACTCGGCGGATCGAGGCCCACAGAAGGTCGTCACCGACATAGGCGGGACCGCTGGCCAGGACGTCCTCCCCTTCCAGATACCTGATCGCCACCGGCCTGACCGGGGCCCCGGCGTCCAGGGCCGCCTGGAACACGGCGGGCCTGAAGGAACCCATCCCGCGCCCGCACCAGGTCGTCCCCTCGGGGAAGGCCGCCACCGGATGGCCGTCGGCGAGCGCCGCGGCCACACCGCCGACGGCCTCCGGCAGCGCGAAGAGCCGCTCCCTGTCGATGAACAGCGCGCCCGCGCCCGCCGCCAGCAGGCCGATCACCGGCCACGCCCGGACCTCGTGCTTGGCGAGCACGCGGCACGGCAGGACCGCCGCCATGACGAGCGGATCCAGCCACGACACGTGGTTGGCCACGGCCAGCGGAGCGGCCCCGGACGGCCCGTCGATGACCGGATAGGGCCCGGAGCCCGAGCCGGCCATGAACGCGAACCCCTGCCGCACCTCGACCCGTACGCCGACGGCCCGCAGCACCAGCCGGGACCAGGCGCTCGTCAGCCGGATCCTGCCCGTCGTACCGAGCCCGCGGGCCGCGAGCGCGAGCGCCACCCCGGCCAGGACGACCAGTACGGCCGCCACCAGCCGCAGCGCCCTGCGCGGCCCGGCGGCCCTCGATCCCGGCGGGAACAGGCAGGTGGCGGGCGTGCACGGCGCCACCGGCACCCACGGGTTCACGAGGTGGCTCCCAGGAAGTAGCGCAGGTAGCGGGGGTCGGCCTCGGCCATCGAGAGCAGAACGAAGAAGTCGGCCGTACCGAAGTCGAGGTCGTGGGCGGGCGGGCCGCACACCCAGGCGCCCAGCCGCACGTACCCGCGCAGCAGCGGCGGCAGCGGCGCCCGTCCCGGCCTCGTGGCGGCCGTACGCTCCGAGGCGTCCTCCCGCTGCGGCGGCACGGCCCCGGGCCCGACCGGGGGTGCCGGAACGAGCCCGGAGCCGGCCGAGGGGGCCGGATCGTCTCTCCGGCGCGGAGAGCCGGAGGCCGGACCCTCTCGCCAGGGGCGGTGCGGCGTGACGCGGTAGCCCGGCGGGGAGAGCGGCACCCGCTCCATGATCCCGGCGGCCTCGGCCACCGGCACCGAGCAGCACCCGGCCAGCCAGCCGTACCCCCCGGCCACCATGTAGCGGGCGATTCCCGCCCACATCAGCCCGAGCACCGCACCGCCCCGGTGGCTAGGGTGCACGCAGGCCCTGCCGGCCTCGACCAT
This region of Streptosporangium sp. NBC_01495 genomic DNA includes:
- a CDS encoding response regulator transcription factor, whose product is MIRVLIADDHPVVRQGLRTFLDLQEDLDVVGEAADGAAAVALVESLAPDVLLLDLRMPVLDGLGALLLLGERGLSPRVLVLTSVSDRGDVAPAMRAGAAGFLYKDVEPAALVQAIRAVYGGQVLLAPEAAEAMLSGPGPVQAAREGGHEGRQVAPLTDREHEVLALIASGRSNREIARQLAVAEKTVKTHVSNVLMKLGVQDRTQAALYAVRNGLA
- a CDS encoding GAF domain-containing sensor histidine kinase yields the protein MSSESEDRDAVLHAVSSAVLAVTRHLSVREVLQVIVRSARRLLDARYAALGVPDDQGAFAEFVAEGISDEQWDEIGPMPRQHGMLGAMLREGAPVRLPDIRRDPRFEHWPRAHPVLKDFLGVPILDGDEVLGIIFLSNKRAPGGFTEADQRLLTMFAAHAAIALTNARLYERGRELTLVEERTRMARELHDAVTQKLFSLRLTAQAAASLVVADPARALRELDRVERLAGEALAELRAVIVELRPAELDRHGLAETLRKHVRLLDRLHPASFSFEESPVCELEPAIEVAVLRVAQEALHNASRHSAARAVEVRLGCAGGRVFLEVSDDGAGFDVTDAAGRGLGIASMGDRAEAVGGNMRVRSEPGRGTLVRMEVPV
- a CDS encoding SDR family NAD(P)-dependent oxidoreductase gives rise to the protein MTKTALITGASRGLGLALARSLAADGWRLILTARGEDALRSAADELGALALAGDVADPAHRDRLAGAVREHGGLDLLVNNASGLGAVPLPPLAGYPVDTLEELFRANVLAPLALIQANLRWLRERRGAIVNISSDAAVEAYEGWGGYGATKAALEQLSHVLAVEEPDVAIWWVDPGEMSTAMLADAVGAGEAAEAPGPETVVPTLRRLIADRPDSGRVRHG
- a CDS encoding S-adenosylmethionine:tRNA ribosyltransferase-isomerase, with amino-acid sequence MSTPAADAMAADFVLPRELEAHEPPEARGLARDGVRLLVSDRGTGEVGHHTFAELPGLLGPGDLLVVNNSGTLPAAVRLDRLAVHFSTEREDGTWLVELRRRREWAGSPGGPEGAEPAGGPYRGGADGEWLPLPGGATLRLLGRETPRLWRASLDREVTGYLRRYGVPIRYSYVDRDWPLADYQTVFGVRPGSAEMPSAGRPFTTGLVTSLVSRGVGIAPITLHTGVASPEKDEPPYPERFEVPEATARQVELVRESGGRVIAVGTTVVRALETAALATGRVRAADGWTSHIVTPEVGVRAVNGLLTGLHEPRSSHLLMLSAIAGRDLLSRSYAEALGEGYLWHEFGDVHLITG
- a CDS encoding response regulator transcription factor, giving the protein MADLRVVLAEDHYLVREGTRRLLETSGEIEVVAAVGTADELLDAARRLRPGVVVTDIRMPGSADLVRPGMEGIDAAHLIRAASRDIGVVVLSQFSDAMFALDLFRDGTEGRAYLLKDRVGDIDELLGAIRSVAGGGSVIDPKVVEGLLAKRGVRGSPPPAELTPRELDVLREMAHGLSNGGIARALHLSVSAIEKHVNSIFMKLALENSPDTHRRVAAVITYLGSA
- a CDS encoding lysophospholipid acyltransferase family protein, whose translation is MNPWVPVAPCTPATCLFPPGSRAAGPRRALRLVAAVLVVLAGVALALAARGLGTTGRIRLTSAWSRLVLRAVGVRVEVRQGFAFMAGSGSGPYPVIDGPSGAAPLAVANHVSWLDPLVMAAVLPCRVLAKHEVRAWPVIGLLAAGAGALFIDRERLFALPEAVGGVAAALADGHPVAAFPEGTTWCGRGMGSFRPAVFQAALDAGAPVRPVAIRYLEGEDVLASGPAYVGDDLLWASIRRVVAVRRLTVEVTMLPAVRGRDRRELAWAAESSVASVLVAGTAHGLPVAA
- a CDS encoding GNAT family N-acetyltransferase codes for the protein MTTLPMEPRLARYSVGLAATAVEMREAQRLRHRVFSEEMGARLDSPITGLDVDPLDAYCDHLLVRCDDTGEVVGTYRLLGPRRADRLYSDSEFDLGALAGIRGNMVEAGRACVHPSHRGGAVLGLMWAGIARYMVAGGYGWLAGCCSVPVAEAAGIMERVPLSPPGYRVTPHRPWREGPASGSPRRRDDPAPSAGSGLVPAPPVGPGAVPPQREDASERTAATRPGRAPLPPLLRGYVRLGAWVCGPPAHDLDFGTADFFVLLSMAEADPRYLRYFLGATS